The Prochlorococcus marinus XMU1404 DNA segment CCTTGTTTGCAATGCTAGTCTTAAAGACTTTTCTCCGTTTTTAGAAAGAGTTTGCCCGACAATTCTTCCAGGTATCAGCCTTTTAAATCTTTCGCTACATGCAAAATATGCTGCATGGGGGCCACCAAAACCCATTGGAACACCAAATCTTTGCATACTACCCACTGCAACATCAACACCAAATTCAGAAATTGGTTTAATTAAAACTTGTGCCAGTGGATCAATACATACCGTTACAATAATTTCTGATCTATGTGCTTGGGATATTAAGAATGTGGGATCAAATAGTTCCCCATTTTTACCAGGTAATTGCAATAAAATTCCAAAAACATCATCATGATTAGGAAGATTGCTTTGACTAAAGCGTTGTAAGGATATTCCCAAAGGTTTTGCTCTAGTTTGTAAAACATTAAAAGTATGATCAAAAACATTTGATTCTACTAAGTATACTTTTGAAGATTTATTTTTTCTTGCAGCAAAACTCATAGCCATAGCTTCTGCTGCAGCAGTACCCTCATCTAACAAAGATGCATTAGCGACAGGAAATCCTGTTAGTTCACAAACAATAGTCTGAAAATTAAATAGAGCTTCTAACCTTCCTTGTGCAATTTCTGCTTGGTATGGAGTATAAGATGTGTACCACCTAGGATTCTCTAGAACATGTCTTTGGATTACTTTAGGCATGTGATTGTCATAATAACCAAGGCCTATTAGAGATCTCATTTTGGTATTTTTCTTCGCAATCTCTTCTAATTCATTTAAAGCCTCAATTTCTGAACAACCTTTGGGTAATATTTCTGAAGATTTATCTTTAAGCTGAATATCTTTAGGAATAACTTGATTAATAAATTGATCAATATTATTAAAACCAAGCTTCTTCAGCATAATTCTCTCATCATTATCTCCTAACCCAAGATGCCTATCTATAAACAAATCGGGGCCAATTTTGGAAGTCATACTAAGATATTTTTCTTTAAAATAGCTCTTTTTGAAAACTTTGCCTTATTTTGGTACAACCTTTGATTGATATTCTTCGGAAGTCATCAAATCAGCAATTGATACTTTTGATCCTGGTTTCAAAATAACTAACCAACCATCTCCAATCGGATCATTCTGTAAAAGCTCGGGGTTATCAATAACACTTTCATTTACAGATACTATTTCCCCTGAAAAAGGCAGATAGACTTCCTCAACAGCCTTAACAGATTCTATTGTTCCAAAAGTCTCACCTTTCTCTAAAGTAGACCCTTGATCAACTAACTCAACAAAAACAATATCTCCTAATTGATCTATGGCAAATTCACTAACTCCAATTTTTAAAAATCCGTTTTCTTCCAAGACATATTCATGGGTATCAGCATAATTGAAGTTATCTGGAAACTGGTAAGACATGATTAAGTTGATAAAGAAAGTAGAGAATCCTTTGAAATTAATTTTTCCTCTAATAATTCAGATAATAATTGAATTAATGCAATTTTGATATGAGCTATGTGAGAACCACCTTGAACAAAAATATTATAAGGATCTCTTAGAGGAGCATCAGCAGAAAATTCACTTGTACTACCCTCAATAAATGTACCTCCTGCCATTAATAATTTTGAATCATATCCATCCATTGGTGATGGAACAACATTTAAAAAAGAATCTACTGGTGAAGAATTTTGAAAAGATTGACAAACTTTTTGTACCAAATCAGGATTATTTAATCTCACTGACTGAATAAGATCAGATCTATAAGTTGCTGGCTCTGGCAAAACCTTAAATCCCAAATTTTTAAAAACTGCTGCAACCATATCAGCACCTTTTAGTGATTCGTGAACAATTTGTGGTGCTAAGAACAAACCCTGCAAAATTAATCTTCCTAGTCCAAAATTTATTCCTGCTGATGAACCAATACCTGGTGAAGTTAATCTAGAACATGCCATCTCAACCAACTCTGAATCTCCTGCAACATACCCACCAGTAGGAACGATCGTTCCTCCCAAATTTTTAATCAATGATCCAGCAATTATATTTGCCCCTTTAGAAATTGGTTCACTATCTTCAACAAGCTCCCCATAACAATTATCAACGAAACATATACAGTTAGGATCAAGAGAATGAATCAGACTACAAATTTTCTCTATCTGATGATTAGTCAGAGATTTTCTCCAACTGTATCCACAACTTTTTTGTATAAATACTAGTTTGCATGAATTTTCTTGAAAAGAATGAATAATTTTTTCTTCAAAAGAATCAAAATTCTCACAGATATTTATTTGCTTATAGTCAATCTCAAAATCTTTAAGTGAGCCTTTACCTCCTCCCCTTATTCCTATCACTTCTTCTAACGTGTCGTATGGTTGTCCTGTAAGAGATAACATCACATCTCCAGGCCTAAGAATTCCAAATAAGACAGAACTTATTGCATGGGTGCCACTTACAAATTGCATCCTCACAGCTGCCTTTTCAGCAAGAAAAAATCTTGCAAAAACTGCATCAATTTTTTCTCTAGATATATCACCATGACCACTACCAGAAGATTGATTGAAATGACTAGTAGAAACTTTTTCTTCCTTAAAAATTGTCAAAATATTTTCTAATTTCTGGAGAACCTGATTTGATCTTTCTTGAAAAACTTGATTTAAACTCTCTTCTACAGAAAGAACAGCGTTTTCAGCCAGTTTTAAGTTATTTTTAAGTGTCATTAATTATGAAGACTCATGTTATTTTTCAGAAGCTAAATTTCTTAATTCTGCGAGGAAAGCATTAGGTCCTCTACCTTGAAAGTAAGAGAGTTTTTTTGAAGCCTCATATAAATCAAGTAGTTCTCCATCTAATTCTTCTGCCGTATAATCTCTAATTCCTGCTATTACCTCGGCAAAGCGTTCTCTACGGGTAGATTTATTGACAGCATAAGCTTCCATTACTTGAATTTTACATGATCTCCAAGCCTTATTTTGACAAAAATGCACTGATAAAGCATCACTTAATGCAGAAGCCTCTTCATCTTCAATGTACCAATCAAAAGATGAAGGAAGAGATTTTAATCCTGAAAAAATCTCAAATAACTCTCCGGCCGTCAAAGGATGACCTGAATCATTTTTCAAGGGCAATGCAGACTCTTGTAAAGATTTCCATAACTCTGGGTAGTCACTTTCCAAACGATCCCTGATTTTCTCTATACCCTGATCAAGAATCGTATTAACTTGAGCTAAAGCAAGAAAAACTTCAGGGCCTGGCGAAGATAACTTCCCATTTCTAAGATTAGAAATTTGCGAATTATGAACTTTACCTAAATCGAGAATCTCAGAAAGTAATGGTAAAACCCTATGTGACCAACCGTTCCTCTCATGCCAGAGGTGTATCAAATGAGCCATAGCCCTTCGACCTTTAGATAATTTATCGCGATATCCTAGACTCACAGATAATTAAACTTATCAATAGTATAGTATGATAATATTACATATCGGTAATTTTGAAAACAGTTTTTCAATATCATGAACTCAGTAATTTTCCAAGAAACAGCAAAATTAAAAAAACCTGTTCCAGCTGAAAAAGTTATAGAACTTTCCGAAAAATTATTAGAACCTTCAAGCCATTCAAAAAAATATCCTCCAAGACTACATAAAACTTGGGGAACAATTGTTTTCATGGTTGCAATTCATATTCTTTCTCTTATAGCTTTACAACCAAAGTTTTGGAGTCTCTCTGCAGTCATATCATTATTATTTTTTTACTGGGTGACTGCTTGTTTAGGGGTAACACTTGGTTATCACAGATTGTTATCACACAGATCGTTCATTGTTCCAAGATGGTTAGAAAGATTTTTCGCTACCTGTGGAGCTATAAGTTGCCAGCATGGTCCTATTGATTGGGTGGGTTTGCATAGGCATCACCACTCTTTTTCAGATACAGAAGTAGATCATCACAACAGCAAAAAAGGGTTTTGGTGGAGTCATATGGGTTGGATGTTCAAAGACGTTGAAGCATTAAAAACTGTTCCAAAACTAAGCGCAGATTTAATTAAAGATCCATACTATAGATTTCTAAATAAATATTTTTTATTTTTACAAATTCCTATTGGACTTTCTTTGTATGCAATAGGGCAAAAATTAGGAGTTGGAGGTTGGTCTTTGGTGCTATGGGGAATTCCATTGAGGCTTGTGGTTGTATATCACATAACTTGGCTAGTAAATTCGGCTACTCATTGTTGGGGCAAAGCGCCATTTGAAAGTGGTGATTCATCGAAAAACAATGCGTGGGTTGCTGCACTAACATTTGGAGAGGGTTGGCATAATAACCATCATGCATTTCCTAATTCAGCAAAACAAGGATTATTTAGAGGTCAAATAGATATCACTTGGGAACATATTAAGATTCTTGCGAAATTAGGTCTTGCAAAAAAAATAAAGTTACCCTCTAGGTCTTATTATTAATTATATTGTTCAATATTTTTATGGCTAAAAAAGTACAAGTCGCATTAACTGAATCAATCAGCTCACTTGGTAAAGAGGGAGATTTAGTTGAAGTAGCACCAGGATACGCAAGAAATTTTCTCTTACCTTATGGCAAGGCAATGAATGTAACACCAGCAGTTCTAAAACAAATTGAAAGGAAAAAAGAAAAAGAAAAAGTTGCTGCTGAAAAATTGAAACAAGAAGCTTTAGATTTTCAAACTGCATTATCAACAATTGGCAGATTCACTATTAAAAAACAAGTTGGAGAAGATGGTGTGCTTTTTGGAACAGTTACCAATGGGGACGTTGCCGAAGCAATAAAAGCAGCAACAAAAAAAGAAATTGATAGAAGAAACATCACAGTTCCTGATATTCATAATTTAGGTTCATTTACTGCAAAAATAAAATTACATCAAGAAGTAAATGCAGAAGTAAATATTGAAGTAACAAGTTAATCAATTTGTTGCATTATTTTGAAAAGTAGCCAGAGTATATATCTAAGCAATTAAAGATATGGTTTCGGTACCTTTTCCAAATAATGGGCAAAATAAAAACTTTAAAAAAGATTTTAATAGTGAAAATAATGGGTTAGTCCCGCCTCAAAACGTTCAAGCAGAGGAAGCAGTTCTTGGTGGCATACTTCTTGATCCAGACGCGATCGGAAGAATTGCAGACTTAATTAAACCTGAAGCTTTTTATATAAATGCCCATCAAGAGATTTATAGAACAGCATTAATGTTGCATACCCAGGGTAAACCAACTGATTTAACATCAATGAGTGCTTGGTTAGCAGATAATGGATCACTAGAAAAAATTGGAGGGAACAGCAAACTAGTAGAACTAGTTGAAAATGTTTCCTCTACAGCTTCCATAGAACAAGTTGCTAATTTAATTAACGACAAATTCATGAGAAGGCAACTTATAAGATCTGGAAATGAGGTGGTTCAACTAGGTTTTGATCAGACTCAAGATACTAATGAAGTTCTAGATAAAGCGGAGCAAAAAATATTTGAAATCAGTCAAGAAAAACCTTCAAAAGGTCTTACTCAAGCAGCTGAAATCCTTACAAGTACTTTCAATGAAATAGAGTCCAGATCATTAGGTACTTCAGTAGCTGGAATTCCTGTAAATTTTTACGACCTTGATGCGATGACCCAAGGCTTTCAAAGAAGTGATTTAATAATCGTTGCTGGAAGACCTTCAATGGGGAAAACTTCAATGGTTCTTAATTTGGCTAAGAATGTAGCACAATCTCAAGATCTACCTGTTTGTGTGTTTAGCCTTGAAATGAGTAAAGAACAGTTGACATATAGATTACTTTCAATGGAAGTTGGAATCGAGAGTGGCAGGCTAAGAACAGGAAGATTACAGCAAGATGAATGGCCTTTACTTGGAGAAGGTATCAATTCACTAGGTCAATTACCAATATTTATAGATGACAAACCTAACTTAAGTGTTTTAGAGATGAGATCTCTGTGCAGAAGATTAATAGCTGAACAAAAAAAAGAATTAGGATTAATTGTGATTGATTACCTCCAATTGATGGAAGGATCAACCCCTGATAATAGGGTGCAAGAACTTTCACGAATAACAAGAGGCCTTAAAAGCATGGCTAGGGAATTAAAAGTGCCCGTAGTAGCTTTATCTCAGCTTAGTAGAGGAGTAGAATCTAGAACAAATAAAAGGCCAATGTTAAGCGATCTGAGAGAATCAGGATCTATTGAACAAGATGCCGATTTAGTATTAATGATTTATAGAGACGAATACTATAATCCAGAGACTGAAGATAGAGGAATTACAGAGATCATTGTCACTAAACATAGAAATGGACCCGTGGGAACTGTTAAATTATTATTTGAACCTCAATTCACGAGATTTAGGAATTTAGCTAATTAAATCGATCCTAATAATGCAAGATCATCAATCAAAAAATGAATCTTTCGACATTATCGTCATTGGAGGAGGGCATGCGGGATGTGAAGCAGCTATAACAACAGCAAAATTAGGTTTTTCTACAGCCTTATTCACAATCAATTTAGATAGGATTGCTTGGCAACCGTGCAACCCTGCAGTTGGGGGACCAGCAAAAAGTCAGTTGGTGCATGAAGTTGATGCATTAGGAGGCATTATTGGGAAATTAGCTGATGAGACAGCAATCCAAAAAAGAATATTAAATGCGAGTAGAGGGCCAGCTGTATGGGCATTAAGAGCACAAACAGATAAAAGAGAATACTCCAAAAAAATGATCGAAATACTACAAAATACAGATAATTTATCTTTGAAAGAAGCAATGATTACTGAACTAGATATTGAAAAAACTGAAGAAATTGGATTGAACTCAAAAAAAATTGTAAAAAAAAGAATAAAGGGTGTTAAAACATTTTTTGGTAGTTATTATTCAGCGAAATCAGTCATCATAACGGCTGGTACTTTTTTAGAAGGCAAAATATGGATAGGCAATAAATCAATGTCAGCTGGTAGATCGGGCGAACAAGCAGCACAAGGTCTTACTCAAAATTTGCACGAAATTGGTATCAAAACAGAACGTTTAAAAACAGGCACTCCAGCAAGAGTTGATAAAAGAAGTATCAGTTTTGATGAATTAGATATTCAACCTAGTACTGCAGCAGATAAATATTTTTCATTTGACCCAGATATCAAAAATAATATGCCCCAAGTTAGTTGTCATATCACAAGAACAACTTCTCAAACACATCAACTAATTCGAGACAATTTACATTTAACACCCATTTATGGAGGTTTTATTGAAAGTAAAGGGCCAAGATATTGTCCATCAATTGAAGATAAAATCGTTAAATTCGCTGATAAAGAATCACATCAAATTTTCTTAGAACCAGAAGGAATTAATACTCCCGAAATATATGTTCAAGGATTCTCTACAGGTTTACCAGAAAATATTCAACTAGAACTTTTAAGAACCTTGCCTGGATTAAGTGAATGTAAAATGTTGCGACCAGCATATGCTGTCGAGTATGACTATATACCTGCAACACAGCTCCAAACATCACTCGAAACGAAAGAAATTGAATATTTATATAGCGCTGGACAAATTAATGGAACTACTGGTTATGAAGAAGCAGCAGCACAAGGATTGGTTGCAGGAGTCAATGCGACAAGAAAAATAAACAAAAAAGATCCAATAATCTTCACTAGAGAAAGCAGCTATATAGGAACAATGATCAATGATTTAATTACTAAAGATCTAAAGGAACCATACAGAGTTCTTACTAGTAGGAGTGAATATAGATTAACTCTTAGAGGAGATAATGCAGATAGGAGATTAACCCCATTAGGTTATCAAATAGGGCTGATTGATGAAAAAAGATGGTCGGACTATCAACAAAAAATGAAGGTCCTCGAAGAAGAGAAATTAAGATTAAAAAACACCCGTTTAAAAAATACAGATGAAATAGCAAAAAAAATAGAATTAGACACGGGATCCAAAATCAAAGGCTCAACAACTTTGAAAGAACTTTTAAAAAGACCAAACTTTCATTATTCAGATCTAATTAAATATGATTTATCTAAAAAAAATCTGGCTTCTTCAATACAAGAAGGTGTTGAAATAGATATTAAATATGAGGGTTACCTCAAAAGACAAAACAATAACATTGAACAAATAAATCGTCAAAGCTGTAAATCTCTGCCTCAAGAAATAAATTATGAAAAGATAGATACATTATCTTTAGAAGCTAGAGAAAATTTGAATAAGATAAAGCCAAAAAATTTTGGAGATGCCTCAAAAATTCCTGGGGTTAGCAAAGCTGACTTAACTGCATTACTTGTTTGGCTAAAAATAAGAGAGATAAGAAAAGAAAAGTCAAATATTTTTGCTAAAAAAAAGTTATCATCGTAAAAGCAATCTGTGAGAGTACTGAATAATAAACTTTTTAAATCCCCAAAAATATTATGGGAAGAAAAAGCATCTACTTTTTTGGTGAAAAATTCACTCCCCAAAATATCTGGTCCATGGAAATTAATGCTGCTTGGAGATGGAAGTCCCACTAGACATCTACAACTATTAACTAATCAAGAAACAAAAATTAAATTGATTTCAATGCAATTAGATCCTCTATTCAGTAAAGAGGGTCCTCAAGAATTGAATCAATTAAATGGCCCTTTAATTAGAAGACAAGTTTGGATTAAAAACAATAATAAACACTTAGCATGGGCTGAAAGTTGGTGGAATGCAGAACAAGTGAGTGAAAATCTAAAAGCCAAAGAAGAACCAATTTGGAAAAATTTAACGCAAGACAGATCAGAATTATTTAGAGAAGTTGACCGAATTTCACTTGTTAATTCAAAATGGTTAGAAGATCAATTTTGTTTTAAAGGTCCATTCTGGTCAAGAAATTACAGATTTTTTCGTGACAAAAAGCCTCTCACAATTATTAGGGAGGTTTTCAATCCACATTTAGAAAGCTTACTAGGTTCTTCTGGAATTAAAGAATTTGCAAGTCTATACTCTTCTTCTTCTTGATCTGGGAAGATTTCTTGATTTTGATTGAACTTTTTGGTTTAGTTGATCTCTTGATATATTATTCTCTTTTTCTGAAGATCTTTGCCATCTTTCAACTTTGAAATCCATTTCATCTGGCCAATTATCGTCTTTAATCTCTTTCCCATAAGGTAATTTTTTTTGCTCAGTTGTCTGTAAATCTTTTGGTTGCCTTAAAGATATTGCCTCTAAAGGTCTTTTCGAATGCGTTTTAGTAGATTCATAAGAATTTGATTCTCTAGTAAATGTCTTCATATCACTTTCATCATCGTAAAAATTATCATCATTCCAATCATCATTATCTTCATCAAAAAATAAATCCACTTTTTCAGATACCCATCTTCCTACTTTTTTAACGCTCTTACTTGTTATTCCTTGAAAATCTGAGTTCCTTGTTTTACCTGGTCTAGCTCCAGATACTCCATCAACGAATTGTTTTCCAGTTTGAAAAATTTTATCAACTTGTTTATCAACAATATTTCTATCAAAACTATTTCTAAAATTCCTAATTCTCCTTGAATCCATAAATTATTGTGCTTTTTAAATTATAAATTACATTAAAAAAATAAATAATTCCAAATATAGAAACAAAAACACATCTTAATTATTTCTAATCAAACAAAATTAAACACTTTTTATTCCATGATCCATTAAAGAAATTTACACAACATTTTTTACAGGCTATATTCTTTATTCTTTTTCTATAAAAAAATTTCTCCCCACAATTTTGACAAGTTCCTATATATTTTAATTCTCTCCTTTCTATAGGAAATGAGTGCCTAACAGCAATTTGAAAATTCTTCTCTTTCGCATTAATTTCATGCATCTTTTCTAAGAAATTTGGACCATGTATTTCATTTTTCTTTAATATCCTATCTACCCATGCATGAATCATTTCATGACATAAAGTACTGTTTATTTCACTATTGGATAATTTACTCAAGATAGGTTTTGATAAGATAATTTCAGAATCTACAAGACCATTAATTCGTTTTCTTTTATAAAAACCAGCAGTAGTTTTTAATCTATTATCACTCCATCTAACTTTTACTAAAGGTTGATTATTAACCGTTAAAGAATTTTCAAAATATAGGCTATTAAATCTATGAAATAATGGTAAAAGAGGAATTATAGGCATTATGGATTAAAAATAATATTATTTTGACAAAAAAGCCATCAAAAACGATTTCTTTTCTTAAAGTAATAAAAAACTTAAATTAACATGGATGCAACATTAGTTAAAGATATCGGAATTAAAGCATTATTAGTTGGCGGAGCAGTACTAGTTTCATTTTGGACTTTTAATGCAGTCAAATTAGTTATAAGCGCCAGAGGAATTAATCCACTAGTTAGAAAGTTTTTTGATCAAATAGCTGCTGGCAGAATTGACGCAGCTTATGGTTTGACTACAAAAACTTATAAAACTCATGTTAAACGCCAAGACTTTCTTAAATTTTTAGCTAGTTTAAATCTCAATAAATACAGAAATTTAAAATCAGGAAGACCTAGAGTTCAAGAAGATCAAATCATAATAACTTTGAATTTAAAATCTGAAGACAAACAAGATGAGCTCCCATTAGATTTTACTTTCGCAAAAACTGACAATGATTGGAAAATAGACAGAATAGCTAAAGTTAATTAATAATTTCTTGTGAGGCAAAAAGAATTGTTTAAAGAAGAAATAATACATCAATTAGAATTACACCCAAGTAGATTAGATAAAGAAAAAATCATCTCAGAAGCAATGGAAGAAGGTCTAGATGATTTTTTTGAAGGTATCCGTATGGCACTTGATCCATTAGTAACTTTTGGTGTAAAAATTGTTCCTGAGAAAGAGTCTGAAAAAAGTCAAAATTTTTTATGGGAAGATTTTAGAAAATTAGCCAATAAGCTTATTCAAAGAGAACTTACTGGTCACGCTGCTCGAGATGCAATTCTTACGGCTATGGAATCTGCAACAAAAGAAGAGTGGAATGGATTTTATAGACGAGTTTTAATTAAAGATCTTAGATGTGGTGTATCTGAAAAAACAATCAACAAGATAGCAAAGAAATTTCCCAAATATGCTATTCCTATTTTTTCTTGTCCTTTAGCTCATGATAGTGCAAATCATGAAAAAAAAATGATAGGAAAAAAGCAAATTGAAATCAAATTAGATGGTGTACGCGTCTTAACTATAATTAGACAAAATAAAGTAGAAATGTTTTCTCGTAATGGGAAACAATTCCATAATTTTGGTCATATTATCTCAGAAATAGAAAACGTCTTAAAAGAAAACCCAGCGCCTTATGACTTAGTACTCGATGGTGAAGTAATGAGCGCTAACTTTCAAGATTTAATGAAACAGGTACATAGAAAAGATGGCAAACAAACCAAAGACGCTGTTCTCCACTTATTTGACTTATGTCCCCTTGAAAACTTTCAAAAAGGGAGATGGGAAACTAGTCAAACAAAAAGAAGTTTTTTAGTAAAAGAATGGGTAGCAAAACATTCTATGCTTCTAAAACATATACAAACACTTGAATGGGAAAATGTAGATCTCGACACTATTGAGGGACAAAAAAGATTTGTAGATCTGAATAAATCCGCTGTGGAAGGTGGATATGAAGGAGTAATGATTAAAGATCCTGATGCTACGTATGAATGTAAAAGAACACACAGTTGGTTAAAAGCAAAACCTTTCATTGAAGTCACTTTAAAAGTTGTTTCGGTTGAGGAAGGGACAGGTCGCAATAAAGGTAGACTGGGAGCAATTCTGGTAGAAGGAGAAGATGATGGATATGAATACAGTCTTAGTTGCGGAAGCGGATTTAGTGATATACAACGTGAAGAATATTGGTCAAAACGTAATCATCTAGTTGGTCAACTTGTAGAAATCAGAGCTGATGCTAAAACCAAATCAAAGGATGCTATGGCTTTTAGTCTTAGGTTTCCTAGATTCAAATGCTTTAGAGGATTAGAATCTGGAGAAAAAATTTAAATTTTAAAAAATGCTATTCAACAAAGTAGTTAATTAAAAATGTGGTTTTTAATTAAAAACTTAAATTCTTAGCTATAAAATATAAGAATAATTATCAAGACTTTTAGCGAGACTTATGACAAAGAAAAAAGTTTTCAACTACATAAAAACACCCTGTGGACAAGCAAAATATATCAAATTAGAAGCTAACAAAACTTTACTAGGTAAATTTAGACTCTTATGGTTTATCTTGATTGCATCTATAAGAGATTGGAATATTAAAGATTAAATTCTTAGGAGTTTTCAAAATATTCTTTAGAGTATTTAGCTAAAAAATATACAACTAAAGAAGTTGAGACAACCCCAATGATAGTCATATATAAATTATTTGGTGATTGAACTTTTTTTAACTCTTGGAGACTTTTTGTCAAACTACCTATTGAGCAATACAGAAAAGTTCCTGGAATTATTCCAATAAGACCAAGAGCAAAATCTCTAAACTTAACATTATTCAAACCATAAAAATAATTAAGAATACTGAAAGGAAATATCGGCGATAATCTCGCTAAAAAAATTAATTTAAGTCCGCCTTTTGCTACTACTTTTTCCATAATACTTAATTTTGGATAACGGCTAAAAAGATTTTTTAGCTTTTTTGCAAAAAAACTTTTTGATACAAAAAAAGCAACTGATGCTCCTATGGAAGCTGAAATGAAAACAATAATTGATCCTAAATATGAGCCATATAAAAAACCTGATAATAAAGATAACCAAGAAGCTGGAAGTATTAATACAACAATTAAAATATAAATACAAACAAACGAAAAGATACCAATTCCTGTATTAAAAAAAAACGACAAATTATAAATATTTTCAAGGAATATATTCATTCTCAACTCAAAAGTTCGAGTTTTTTAGTAATTCTATCCATTTGTACCGAACCTTCTTTTAATTTACATCTGCATTCCTCAACAATATCTTTTGGAGCCTTATCAACGAAATTTTTATTAGATAATCTCATATTTAAATTGTCTAATTCAATAGTCACCTTTTTTAAATCCTTGTTTAACCTTTCTTTTAATGCATCTATA contains these protein-coding regions:
- a CDS encoding TVP38/TMEM64 family protein, with the translated sequence MNIFLENIYNLSFFFNTGIGIFSFVCIYILIVVLILPASWLSLLSGFLYGSYLGSIIVFISASIGASVAFFVSKSFFAKKLKNLFSRYPKLSIMEKVVAKGGLKLIFLARLSPIFPFSILNYFYGLNNVKFRDFALGLIGIIPGTFLYCSIGSLTKSLQELKKVQSPNNLYMTIIGVVSTSLVVYFLAKYSKEYFENS
- a CDS encoding ATP-dependent DNA ligase, translated to MFKEEIIHQLELHPSRLDKEKIISEAMEEGLDDFFEGIRMALDPLVTFGVKIVPEKESEKSQNFLWEDFRKLANKLIQRELTGHAARDAILTAMESATKEEWNGFYRRVLIKDLRCGVSEKTINKIAKKFPKYAIPIFSCPLAHDSANHEKKMIGKKQIEIKLDGVRVLTIIRQNKVEMFSRNGKQFHNFGHIISEIENVLKENPAPYDLVLDGEVMSANFQDLMKQVHRKDGKQTKDAVLHLFDLCPLENFQKGRWETSQTKRSFLVKEWVAKHSMLLKHIQTLEWENVDLDTIEGQKRFVDLNKSAVEGGYEGVMIKDPDATYECKRTHSWLKAKPFIEVTLKVVSVEEGTGRNKGRLGAILVEGEDDGYEYSLSCGSGFSDIQREEYWSKRNHLVGQLVEIRADAKTKSKDAMAFSLRFPRFKCFRGLESGEKI
- a CDS encoding SprT family zinc-dependent metalloprotease — translated: MPIIPLLPLFHRFNSLYFENSLTVNNQPLVKVRWSDNRLKTTAGFYKRKRINGLVDSEIILSKPILSKLSNSEINSTLCHEMIHAWVDRILKKNEIHGPNFLEKMHEINAKEKNFQIAVRHSFPIERRELKYIGTCQNCGEKFFYRKRIKNIACKKCCVNFFNGSWNKKCLILFD